CCTTTTGAAGCCGCCCAACCACGATGCCCGGAGCGATCCCCACCTTTTCGGCGAAAGCGCATACGCTCTCGCGGTCAAAGCGGGCGGCCTCGGTAAAGCGCTCATACCCGCCGGCCGGAATGAGAGCATCTTGGGCAAACGTATCGGCGGCCCGTTCCATCCCTTCCCTCTCCGCCGCATCGTGCGTTCCGAAAATATCTCCCGCGATCACATGGCCCAGCTCGTGAAACAGGTTGAACCAAAAGATATCCGCAAACTTTCCGCGCGTGGTCACGCCGACGACGATCTTTTTCCCGTCGATGAAAGAAGCCCCGTTCAGGAACGTCCCTTCAAAATGCGGCAGATATACGAGAGCGACGCCGCATTCAGCCAAACAATCCCTGAGCTTTTTATAAGAGTCGGCCGAGAACCCATTTGAGAGCGCTCTGATTCGAGGAAGGAGCGCCGTCAATTTTTTGATGTCGATTTCGCCCGCTTCGACCTTCCGCGCTTCGAGACGCACTTTCTGCGACCAGGCGGCCAGAGCGTAATCGCTGCGATCGTTCTCGCCCAGCTGACGATACGCGATTCCCGGGATTTGGAACTTCCCCAGGAACGTCAGGCGCGCCGTCTCGAAGAACGACCTGAGCGCAAAAACCTTCTCCTTCGCGTTCCTCGTATTTTTTACCCAACCTCTGGCCGCCATTTTCGAGTACGGAAACTTCTTCGCGATTTCGACTTCCTCGTCCATCTCGAGCTCTCCTTTTACGCGGGCAAGCTTTTCCCGATAGATCGCCTCGAGATTGTTCCAGAATTTGGCGGGGATGCCGAGAACTGACTCCAACCTCAGCGCCATGTCCTGACTCAGCTCCACGTCGCCGTGAATCAGACGGCTGATATGCTTCTCGCTGATCCCCATACGCACCGCAAACTCTTTCTGCGTGAGCCCGCGCTCCTCCAGCTGCTCGCGTATCGTCGCGCCGGGGGGGACCGCGATAAAACTCCTGCTGTGCGTCATTTCAATTCCTCCTTTGCTTCCCTTGACGCCGTTTCTCATTTTCCGTCAGTGATAATCATTCTCGATTTTCGTGATTTTCACGGTTTCTATCCCTTGAATACAACCATCCCGGGTAAAGAGCAGACGATGCGGCTGAACCAGATCCATCGCCAGAGTCCCTTCCAGATTCCCATGCAGTTCATGGCAGCGTCCAATCCGGTGCGCCAAAAGAAAATCCACCGAGTCCGCCGCGTGAATCTCGTTCAATCTCTGGACAAGCTTCCCGGCCATTTCCACCCCGTAAGCCCGTATGGCCGCCTTGTCCGAAGTGCAAACCCTTTCGAGCCTCTTGCTTTTGAACGTCGTAAGCAGTCTCTTCACCACCTGCAATTTACCTCTAAGGTAAATTAATTATATCACGCGCCTGAAAAATGTGCAAAAACTCAGATCCGGGCGCGCCGAAGCGGGCGAGAACGTGCACTTCGTCTGATCGTGGTTTTCGATGCAAAAGGCCCGAACGGTCATGCGACCGGTCGGGCCTTTTGCATCGGGATTCACTGTCAGTGGCGCGGCTGCTCTTCGGCGGGGAAGTCGGGGCGGACGACCAGCGTCACGTCGTTCTCGCGGGAAAATCGGGCCAGCATGGCGTCGAAGCGCTCTTTCACTTCCGCCGGCACGTCAACTTTCATGGTATCCATAGGCATCGCTCCTCCGTTAATAATTTATCATGATAAAGCACTGATCGACAGTTGGATGATACCACAAAGGACAAAAAAAGCAAGAGGGAGAAAAAAAGCTTCTCCGTCTTGCCGGGAGATTCCACCGATCCACACGACGCGCCCGCAATTTCGCCGCCGCAGTCACAGGCGCTGAGCTTTCGAATCAGGAGGGAGGGAGGGGAGGGGAGGGGAGGGGAGGGGAGGGAGGGAGGGAGAAATTTTTCAGCAGTTCCGCACAGCGCGACAGGTTTTTCCCCAAATCGGAGCCCATGTCCCCTTCCAGCCAATCCAGAAGGAACCCCACCAGCGCGAAGCGGCACACGGAAAGCAGCAGTTCCCGGTTCTCCTTCTCCGCGAAAAGCCGGCTTTCCCCGGCGCCGACGCGGCGGGCCACGGCGTAGCGCGTCCAGAATCCCAATTCCTCGATGAACGTCTCGCGCGGCAGCGACTTGTAGATGTGCATGATGGCCGCCCGGCGCCGCGACAGCGCGGCGACGACCGCCGCCGCGCCCGGTTCGTCGGCGAACAGCTCGTCGAGCCAGCTCAGCACGGACTTGCGGAGCAGATCGTGAAGGTCCTGAAAGTGATAGTAAAACGTGTTGCGGTTCACGCCGCAGCGCGCGACGACGGCTTTCACCGTGATCTTGCCGAACGGGCGCTCTTCCAGAAGCTGCCAGAACGCGCTCTGTATTTCTTTCTTCGTAAAATCCATGGCTCCACCTGCCCGACGTTCCCTCGCGTTTTTTCGCGCCCGGGGACGTCATCGATGATTGTCTATCATACAACAAAAACGCGGCCCCGTCACATCCGCTGCGTCCGATATCCCCGCATGGGAACGGAAGCCGCAAAAAAAGCGGAGCTGCCGAAGCAGCCCCGCCTTTTTCGTGTGCAGAGATTCGCCTAGAAGTTCAGCAGCGTGCGGAAGCGGATCTGGTTGTTGTCGTAGTTGGGATCGAAGAAGCTGCCGTCCATGTCGGCGTAGGCCAGCTCGAAGTAGAGGTTGGGGCTGTACTGGTAACCGATGGCCACGGACCACTCCTTGGCATCCCAGAAATTGTCAATGTCGTACTTGACGTAGCGCTCAATCGTGCTCCACTTGTCGTTCCACTTCTGCTTGGCCTTGACGAAGAGGACGTCGGCGTCGTCCGGCAGGGTGACGCCCGCAGAGATGTCGCCCGGCCACAGGACGTCGCTGAAGGACCAGGGGCTTCTGTCGATGTAGAAGCCCTGATCAAACTGGGCGTACTCGACCCACAGGCTGGTGAACTTGA
Above is a window of Pyramidobacter piscolens W5455 DNA encoding:
- a CDS encoding TetR family transcriptional regulator yields the protein MDFTKKEIQSAFWQLLEERPFGKITVKAVVARCGVNRNTFYYHFQDLHDLLRKSVLSWLDELFADEPGAAAVVAALSRRRAAIMHIYKSLPRETFIEELGFWTRYAVARRVGAGESRLFAEKENRELLLSVCRFALVGFLLDWLEGDMGSDLGKNLSRCAELLKNFSLPPSPPLPSPPLPPS
- a CDS encoding HigA family addiction module antitoxin, with amino-acid sequence MTHSRSFIAVPPGATIREQLEERGLTQKEFAVRMGISEKHISRLIHGDVELSQDMALRLESVLGIPAKFWNNLEAIYREKLARVKGELEMDEEVEIAKKFPYSKMAARGWVKNTRNAKEKVFALRSFFETARLTFLGKFQIPGIAYRQLGENDRSDYALAAWSQKVRLEARKVEAGEIDIKKLTALLPRIRALSNGFSADSYKKLRDCLAECGVALVYLPHFEGTFLNGASFIDGKKIVVGVTTRGKFADIFWFNLFHELGHVIAGDIFGTHDAAEREGMERAADTFAQDALIPAGGYERFTEAARFDRESVCAFAEKVGIAPGIVVGRLQKEGRLRYDCLGALKAKYEIPCD
- a CDS encoding type II toxin-antitoxin system RelE/ParE family toxin, which produces MVKRLLTTFKSKRLERVCTSDKAAIRAYGVEMAGKLVQRLNEIHAADSVDFLLAHRIGRCHELHGNLEGTLAMDLVQPHRLLFTRDGCIQGIETVKITKIENDYH